From the genome of Chionomys nivalis chromosome 9, mChiNiv1.1, whole genome shotgun sequence:
GCCGATACTGTTCTTCGGGCTAGACGTTTGGCCAGGCGggtagtaggaaaaaaaaaaaaaaaaaaaagggaatacATGGTTTGGGTGTACTTAGGACACTCCAGCTGAACCTCCAAAACTAAGCACCCATTAAAACCGTTTtttagcctctgcctccagagcttgAAAGGCGCTTCGGCAGGTTTTTGTTGTCTAAACCTGGTGAAATGTCACTCTGCCATACCTGATGCAGAGGGAAGGAGGGCCCAGAGACACATAACTCACCAATTCTGTAACTACGTCACTACTTGTCCCTACCTACAGCCTGCCTATGCCTTCTCTTTACCTTCTAACAGTGACCTTAATTCTGTCCCCTACCTCTGCCACCTATCACTTTTCCAGCTTGTCTCTTGCCCAGACCCACCGCTCCACAATCTTCAGCATTCAGTATCTCTGGGCACCCAGCACTGCCTTTGAAAAAGAGCCTCCTCCATGAGCCAGATGTCCCATAGCCATCTCCTGTCAACCTGGCTGTGGACAACCAAGATCCCAGAATTTTAGTGTGCTCCTTTTCATGTTTCTGGATAGGAGTTCTAGCGAAACCAGGCTAGTGAAGTTGAGGCCAAATGTGAAGAACCAGGTACGTGTACCAGCCAGGCAAGTATTCTAACAATGAACACtcagctatgtatacagtgtgtgtgGCCAAAGTCCTAGCAAGATGGGCCAGTGCCTGTAAACCATGAGGGAACTCCCAATACAGGTTCCTGACTGCGCATTGCCCAGGATAGAGGGAGAAAGTGATCCCTGGGGCTTCAGTAGTCCTCTAGAGACCAGGGTTAGAGAATTAAGAAAGCCTAAAGGGTCGAAGAAAGTAGACCAGGCTTTGTGTTTGCCCAGCAGAGGGCTTTACTGTCCTGCAGCAAGATCCCACAACTGGTTCCACAAGGAAAAAGAGGGATGGGGGTAGAAAATGCTGGGCTCTCTTGCAGGGAGAATGGGAGTGGAATGTGGGGGCTCAGGTCCTGATACAACTCAAGTCTTCTAAGGGCTGGGAATCCCCTGGAGGGCCAGGCAGCTCTACCTTTCTCGACTGCCAGGAACTGGGGAAAACCATGCCTGCTTTGGCAGCCAGGAGAGTGCGGCTGGTGCAGGGGTAGAGGCAAGGGTCTACAGCTGGCTTAGGGCACTAAATAGCACATCGCCTTTCATCTCTACCCCGAGTACCCTGTGTATGCTCCACCCCAGGGAGCTGATCCCTGAAGTAACTTCAAATGGCTTCTAAGAAGAGAAGGCCAGCCCTTTCTGATGTCCCCAGATGAGGCAGGCTGCCCTCCTACCCCTCACAGCACCAAGATGACATAGACTCAAGACTGCCCTGCTCATGAGAGCCACTGGAGGGGCTTTAGAGGCAGGAGTCTCAAGGAAGTGAGGCAACagggaaataaattaataaatacagggGCCCCATGAGGAGCAGCTGGGAAAGCTGTTTTGCCTCTGAGCACGGATCCCTGCCATCCACCCCAGACATTTTCACAGGTTCTGAGGAGCGGAAGAAGAGCTACAGTTTGGAGTGGGAGCATTTCTCTCGGGACAGGCTTCTGGAACTCAGAGTCTGCGCTCCATACGCCGCTCCACAGCTCGAAGCAATAGTTCCGAATACTGCTCCAACAGGGCCTGAGTTTGCTCAGCCCCCACAGCCCCAGGGCTGCCACCCGGGCTGGACAGCGCAGCCCCAGTCAGGGCCTCTAGCTCCTGCCGCACTGAAGAGAAGGTGTCTCTCAGGAGACGGGAGATGCGGCTGTGCTCTTCTGAAGGAGTCTTACAGCTGGTCACCTGCAACAAGAGCACCGCCAATGAGGTGGAGAACCAGCAGAGAATGGGTACAGGAAAGCGGGCTCCACACGGGCCTAGCCTGCCCAGAAGGGACTAGCTAGGAGTTCCACGCATCAGTACGATCAGAGCCACTCTGATCCGTGACCCAGATGAAGGTCCCTCCAGATGAGCAGAACCATCTACTTCTTCTTGACCACTTCTCCCAACAACCCAGCCAGGCTGTACTTCTCCTTCAGAAGTGGGTACTGTTACATCATTTCCTATATCTAAAGAGCCCACACCATTTTGGGATATGAAAAAGCACACTATTAATAGTTACACAGACAACAGGCACAAACTGGGATTTTCTTGAACAAGATGATGTTCTAAGCTACAACCCTGTCTTGATGCTCCAGTTTTTGGCCAGAAATGACCAATAGATAGGGGGTTGAGGCCTGACCTGGCTTCTCGGAATATTTCTgagtgctccccccccccccccgtgtgtagGAGAAACCCTGTTGCTGTTCTCTCCGCAGTAAAGCATGGAGCGCTGCTGACAGGCTGTCTTCCCACCGCTTGCTGCCCAGTACTCACCAAGCGGTAGAGCTGCACTGCTTGGTGCACATTCCCCTGGAGCTCGGCCACAAGCTGTTCACATTGCTGCAGGCTCAAGGCCAGTTCTGAAGGACAAACACCAGTGAGGTCCAGCTGCTCGTTCAGGCATCCCAACTCGGGGCTCTCAGAGCAGTGCTGTAATCCCCGCCAGCCCACAGGCCCTGCCACTTGCCCATTCTCTTCCAACACCTTTCCTGACACCACACAGACAGAGCTTAGAGGAAAAGCCAGCCCTAGCTCCAGCCCGAGAACCAGCCCCAGCATACGGAATACATTAAAGGGTTGAGTGGATCATAGGGAGATCATGAAGGGTGGCAGGGGTGTCACACCACCAGGAGTGTGACTTATAGACCGAGACAGGAACAGACAGGATGGAGAACGCCAAAGGCtggatgcacacacatgagaTGGAGTCAGAAAGTGGccaacagagacaggaagaagataGGATGAGAGATGAGACTGGGGAGCTGTGCACACCTGAGTCCTGGCTCAGGGCTGCCCCTGGCCTGGTGCATTCCATGGGGTTAGGAGTCTTCTCAGGGGAAGGGGGCTGCAAGCTCTCAGGGTCTTGGAGGAGGGTGCTGACCGGCAGTTGCTGGGCACAGGGGTGGTTGGGGCCAGGATGAGTCTGGTACTCTGTCCTAGGTTTAGGAGTGGTGCCCTCCCCTAGACAGGCCCGCCTTTCCAATGTAGTGTGAGCCTTTCCTAGGCTCGTCAGGGATCCGGATTGTTCTGCTTCATTATGGACTTGGACCTTGGTTACAGGTGAGAATGTGGTCAAGGTAGGACGGTCAGGCAGTGGTTTGGGGATGTCCAGGACAAGATGAGCCCGGCTAGGCAGAGCTAGCTTGTTGAGTGGTGAGGTTCGCATTGGTGCAGGAGCTTGAGGTTCAGCCGCCAGGCCCGGGTTCTCCCCAACAGAAATGCTACGAGCTAGCTTGGCTGCAGAACTGGTGGTGGGGTTCTGGCAGGAGTGGGGCTGAGATGGGTAGCTATCAGCTTGTGGCAGGGATCCTAAGCTGCCCTGGATCTCCACCTCTCGGAAGAGCAGTGGACGTGATGAAGGCACCTCATCTGCACAGAAGACAGGGACAGATGCAGGTCACATTGTGGGGAAGGTATGCCAAATGCTAGGGCTCAATCCCTAGTTGCTACTTTCCCCCTGAACATGACCACTCCAAGGGACATGTAGTGACAAGTACAGAGATACACCAGGGCCACACTGGGCCCTCCTTCCTCCAGCATGCCCACATACATGGCCGTATTCCCCATAGCCTGGAGTGGAGCACACCAGGTTACTTACCCTGTGGTATTAGACTGTGCACAGACTGGGCTTTCTGGAGTCCAGCTAAGGAGCGGGCTGGAGCCATTTTCTTGGGGGCCCAGCTGTTATCCAGGTTGTTACGCCGTCGTGGTAACAGCACAGGAGCCACCTGCTGGGGGCCGGAGTTGCCAGAAGAGGGTTCCATTTCTGGGGGTGCTCCTGGGGGAGTGGCACCACTGCCTTTCTGCTGGTCACCAGATACCTGTGACACCTGGTCAGATCTTGGTATCAGGACCAAGCTTGAGGAGGATAAAGATGGTTCCCTACAGGGAAAAAGGGTTTAGAACGGGTccagagaaggctcagtgttttCCTCCCTTTAAAACTGCCCGATGCTCTCACAGACAGAGAGGCACCAGGAGAGGACAATCACAAAGCAAGACAGGGTTTGGGTGAAGCCACTAGTTCCAAAGCTAGGAGCACTTTGTACCCTTAGGGAGAGGACGGAAGGCTATATGCTATGCCAGGTGCAAGAGCCCCAGGCTAGCAGAACCACGTGGGGTATACCTGAGGGGTGAGGTCTGCACTTGCAGCAGAAACCGTGATGAGATGCTCCGAGACTCTGTCCTTTCTAGGACCCGTGCTGGACCCCCTGCAGGAGGCACAGAAACCATGAACTGAATCAGAAGTTAAGTTCTTGCCTCAGGTCTTGCCTCTTCTTAGAAACCTAAGGCACTGCCTTCCATACCCTCCCTTTCAGGTAGGCATGGAAGGGAGGCGGGCAGACTCCACTGACTGACGGTTGGCCCACTGACCACACCTGGAGCAGACCCATTGGCCAAAGTCTCAAAGTGCTGTTTTAAAAACTGCTCCTGGTCCGGCGTATGAGGGCTGCCTTCTTGTagcccacagaggccagtgcctccctcctcttcttcttcatcacCCTCTGCTGGCTCTTCAAGGTCTGAGGAGATGCCATCCACACTTAGGGGCTCTGTGCTCTCAGAGTctggatgtgggggaggggagaggcatccGACTGTACCCATCTGTCACAGGTGCTCCCCGCCCCCGCTTCAGTCAGTCGTCCCTTCCTCACACTGCAGCCTTACCTTCATTGGGGTGCTCAGGACTGGAGAGCCGGCTGCTACTGTAATCCACAGAGCACGCGCTGTCGGGACTGTGCTTTTCCGAGCCCCTGATGCCTGAGTAGAATCTTCCTAGGGAGCCTCTGCTTGGAGCCTGCACCTGGAATGCACTGCCAGGAAGGCAGCAAAGACAAGGAAAAACAGTAAGCCGGGGTCAGCAGCTCCACTGAGGTGGCAGGCAAACCCTTAGGGCCTGGAGGTCAACCATTGCCTAACTGAAAAAACTCAGAGGGCTTCATGGCCTTATGTGCTCGGGCCAGGGCACAACCCTTGCCTGGTATCCATGGTGGGGCTGTCCCCGGGCTCCGGGTAGACAATACCCTCTTCAGTGGGTGAAGGCTGCAGATCTTGGGCAAAGACACCTTCTTCTTGTGACAACAACTGAATAATGTGGGGGCAGGAGCAGGGCTGGGAAGCCTGAAGCCGAGGGGCCTTTTCCTTCtggaaacacaaagaaaggaGCACCTAGGAGGGCTGCTGATGCGAGAAGAGAATGTTGAGAGGAGGCAGAGTTGGCAAGAATTTGGTGAACACCAGTTCTGAGGAAGCAGAGTACTCCAGCTCTGGGAAGAGGCAGCAGAAGCCAGGCTGGGCTCTGGCTGGAGAAAGCGAGCTCACCTGGACAGCACATGAGAGCGCGGGGGCCTGCGGACCAGGCTTCCCAGGACCAGATGGGGACACAGCCAGTGAGTCCTGGCTTGGGCCTCGAGGGCTTGGGGCCAAGGTCTCCAGCTGTCTCAAGTCCAGCATGGAACGAACACTCAGCTCCACACCTGGCTGAGCCCAGCGCCCTCTTCTTTTGGGTCCTGTGTTGGCTACAGGGGTTGAGCCCAGGAACTCCATGGTCTCTTGCTCCTGGTGATTGTAGGTGAAAAAGGAGTAATAATTAGAATCACACTGTCAATAAACAAACATACTTGTATATATAGTCTGCATGCCTAGCACCTTCCATGTACTAGTTCATCTCATCTTTACAGCAAGGCTACAGAGAAGGCCACACCATTATCCCAGGTCTTACAAGTGACGGAACCACAGCACAGATTTCAGTGACTAGCCCAAGCTCACGGAGGACAGTAAGTGGCCTGCAAGCCAGCCTGGCTTTAGAGTACATGCTCTGAGCTGCATTCTAGACAGGATATCTAAAATAGGAACCCTTCTAGTTTCTACCTCTACCTGGTGACTTATATAGAGCTAGGGTTCTAAATAATCCTGTTCTCTCAAGACACCCATCAGAACCCTgaatctcttcacagcagtaaggacaaaccaacaacaaagaaCTGAGGCCCGGCATAGCCAGAGAGTACCAGATTCCACATCACCAACGGAGCGCTAGACTCAAAATCCCAACTTGGAACATGCGAGGGCTGGGCTGCTTTGGGGCTTGCTGAAAATATCTCGCCCTCTCTGCCACTCTGCAACAGTCACAGCCACAGGTCTTGTAGCCTTTCCCTCTGACTGTTCTGAACTTACCTCCTCACTGGAGTCTGCAGAACTATAGTGTCCCTAGTCTTCTACTTGCTGGACCCTTGCTCTCCTGGACTTTCGTCCCAACCATGTGACTCAGCATGTTTCTACTCCCCAGCACATGCTGCGTGTCTGTTACTGTTGCTTTGCTCTGTTCAAGCAGAgcgtggtggtgcaggcctttaatcctagcactcagaggcaaaggcCCTGTGGATctcaatgagctccaggccagccaggcagaCACTTGCTCTAGAACAGCTAGTCATCTGATACAAGAAGGAAGACTGGTGCTCCCTTAGCCCTCATCCCAGACTAGACATAAGGCCTTCTCTGGAGACAGACTGGAGCATGTGGGCAGATCTGATACCCAAATGCCTCATGAGGCGCAAGGGACTCAGAGGCTACCCCTTCACTTCCAGTGACCTTGGAAGCACATTTCAGAGATGGCCACTTACCCGACTCATTTCCCAGTGGGACAGGCTTCGGAGCAAGGCTGGACTGGAGACCGAGGCTAGACAGAAACAGGCAGTCAGAAGTGTTTCCCACCTACCCACCTCTGGGACCAGGAGCCCACAGCATCCCCTTCCCCGTGTGATCACTGTGAGGGCCCAGTTTCTTTAGCCTGTGGTCCAGATGGGCTCATCTAGCCACTACACTAGCTGCGCCGTCTGCCTCAGCCCTGACTGCCACAAACCTGGCTCTTTCTTGGAACTCTTTCCAAGAATGGGTAGAGCTggcagttcttcttcttcagtcccctcttcttccccctccttgtCACTGTCTGAGGAAAGGGCTGGTCCAGGAGGGGGAGCCACTGGAGCCTGGTGCCTGAGTTCAAGACAAGAACATGGGAGAGGCTTGTGCATGAGAAAGAAGGTCTAGGGAGACACAGGAGCTGCTGAATACCAGGTTCTAAGGGAGGAGGAACAGGGACAGCACACCAAATGATGTGAACAATGGGCAGAGCCAGTCTCTGTGCCACTTACTGCTTGGGTCCAGAAGCCCTTTGGGGAGAGGTTGGTCCTTGCTGCTTGGCCCCTCGCTGACGCTGGCGCAACTCAGCCAGGCGCTGCCTCATGCTGATGGTCATCTCAGAGCTCAGGCGCCAGACAAATATGCAGCTGGGGGGAACCACAGCATGTGTGAGAACTCTGGAGGTAGCAACGCCAGTCTTCCCCAATTCCCATGAATTGGTAAAGAGATCCAAGCCACCCTCCACTGCCAGGTCAGGCTTCACCAAGAACAATCCCTATTTAGACCCACTTCCCAGAGACATCATGAGCTCACCTGTCCCCTGACACAGAGATGAGATGTTTGCAGTCGTTGCTAAATTTCATGCCAGTGACAATCTCTGTGAAGAGTAAAGAATATGGTCTCTGAACTGCCATGGAAGCCTAACCAAATCCCTGCCTGTTCTACAGTGAAGATGGGCACTGACTGCAGGGCAGGGGCAGACTCTAGCCACACTTAGGGGCCTTTGCTCTAAGAGTCTGAATAGGAAGGGGAAAATACCAACCACACTGTCCCCTTCTGCCTGCAGGGCTTCCTACCCTGGCTTCAGTCAACCGTGTCCTCCCAGGGCAGATGGGCAGTCATAGGGTGACAACAGACAAGGGAACAAAGTACAATTCTGGATGGGGAGGTGAGCGCTGCACTTACCTGAGTGACCAAACATAGTGGCCACACACTCGCCTGAGGAGAAGTCAAAAATGGAGAGGTTCTTATCAGAACAGCTGGTGGCAATGTAGATCCCTGAGGGGTCTGTCTGCACCTGGGAAGACACACAGGGAAAGAGTGGGGAAGCCACGCCCTCTTCATTCAGTACCTCTCTATCCTGGAGCCGCCTGGCCCTTACCTTAATGAGAGTGCCGTCCTCACCCTGAGAGCCTTTAAACAGCTTTTTCTGCTTCCCGCTGCTGATGTTAAAGATGCTGTGGAGGAAGGACTGCTCACATTAGGTGGGGTACAGCACAGGTGGCACAGACCTAGCATTCACCCCCTGTTCTAGGAGACCCTCTTGACCACCCAAGGGCTACTCTCTCAGGTAAGGCATGGCACTTTGTTGCCTCAAAGAGGGACAAAGGCCCAGACAAAAGGACAAATATGGGGACAGAGCTGCATGAAAGAATGTGGCCCCAAAGTCTGAgaagtggaggccagaaaaatGACCCAGGGGGTAAAGCCAGGCCTGATGACTTAAATTTGACCTGCAGGACCcatgtcctctgatgtccacatacTCACCGTGGTATGTGCACACCCTTCCCTGCCgtcccacacaaaataaataaattaaaaatgagtttttGAAAAAGTCTGAGAAGGGAATGCCCACCGAATATTTCGGTCTTGGCAGCCGATGGCCGTGTACTTCCAGCTGGGCTCCACATCCATGTCATAGAGGGTTGTCTTCCGTACCACGTGGTGTGTTCGCGTAAACTGTACTCCTTCTCCAGACTACAGCAGGGAGGACGTGGGCAGGCCACACCCGATGCGTCACCAGGTCATAGAGCTTGTGTTGCCTCCGTTCACCTCTTATAACCTGAGACCCTCTTGCCACCCCTGCCCTGCCAGGGACACCCAGTGGCCTTACCTTCTGTGCAGTTCGGAAGTAAATGCTCTTGTCTGCGCCACAGCTGATCATGCGCACTTGCCCATCACTAGCTATGGGGGACAGGGACGTGGATGCTTCCACCATATGAAGGCagcctttcttctgcctcccttaCTTCCCCCAATCTAGCTACTCTACATGGTGGACCAACCAATTAAAACAGAATGTATTCCACTAACCCTACATCCTCACCTCAGCCCAGCCTGTCTGACTCAGACTCTGTATTCCACCTGTCTTCCCACCTAGCCTCAGGTACTTTCCAATACAACCCCCGCCCCCCACCAGCAGACAAGGTGGTAGGTGGAGGGATGTACAGCCTCCGTTTCCCAGGCCCCACCTGCAAACTTGACAGCAGTAATGGAGGATGAATGCTCGTCCAGAGTCTGCTGTAGACTGTACTCCCGCCCAGCATCCAGCACATGGATCAGACGGTCCCGGCTTGCTGACGCCAGCAGCTTCAAACCTGGAGTTGGAAGAACCCCATCAGCTCACATGAGCAGACTCTTAATGATGCCCAGTAAAGAGCCCCAAGGAGATGGCGTCTCATAGCTGTATAACCATGGAACAGGGACAGGGCTACCCTGTGGTagttagtttgaaagaaaatggctccaaaGGGAAtagtactattaggaggtgaggctttgttggagtaggtgtggccttcttggaagaagtgtgtctccGTGGGGCTGGGCTGTAAGGTtgcttttgctcaagcttcacttAGTGTGATACTCAGACCACGTCCTATTACTGCCaagatgaagaactctcagctacctttccagcaccatgtctgcctgcatgcccccatgtcccaccatgataatggactgaaccttcgaactgtaagagttgccatgatcatggtgtctcttcacagcaacagaaaccctgactaagacataCTCTTTTCTTAAAGTCCTACAAAGACAGAATGATCCAAAAGATTAGAGGACTCAAGATAATCAGGAGCCAAGACAGTTATAAATGGCATTGGCAGGGCAAGAGGTGCCCTGTGCCAGAGCTAGACCTTACCTGTATCTGGCTTAGAGTACTCCAGGCACAGGATCTCAGAATCATGGGCTTCCACCTTGAGCATCTCACTCAGGGACTGCAGTTCATGTACCCTGCAAGGATGAGAAGTCGCTGTCAGGCTGCAAAAGGAGGACCTCCTTCTGTTACATCCTTTCCCCACctttaaaaaataccttaaagCTTAAAGAAAACTTTAGATAGTACAAATGTTCTATATTTCTCTTGTCCAGTTCTTCTTACTTAATATGCATAACAATAGCACATTATAAGAGCCAGGGCATTTGTGATTAATTAAATATCATTCCTGTGTCACCATTTTCCCCATGGTCCTTACAAGAATCCAAATGGCATTTAATTATCACTCCTCTTTAGTTTCCTGTTTCCTTACCTTCATGACCTTGACATTTTTTGAGGAACACTGACAGTTACTCTGTTGTATGTACCTCATTTAACTCATGAGTGACCTGAgttatatgcatttttttttgcattttttttgaagaacaccacagaaacataaaaaaaaaatgtccttcttAGAACACTGTGCCACGAGTTTCCTCATGCTGCACATGGCTGTTAACCATGCCCACTTACTGAGACTTCTTTTCCTGAGCTTCCCACCATAAGCTCATTCTTTCCCTTTTAGGGAATATTTTGCTGCTGAGTGTTTTGGGGGAAACAGCTCTCCTAAAGCACTGTCCTTGAAGGACCCAACTATcccagccaccatgcccagaactGACATTACCTAAGCGTCCCCATACGGTCTCCTGAGGCCAGGTGTTGTCCATTGGGGCTGATACACACAGAACGGATGCCTACTCGGGGGTCCATCAGGGACCCATCAGCTTTGTCTCCTCCAGGCAGCTCAGTGTCCAGGAGAGCCTGAGTGTTCCCGTCCACATAGATGATCTTAATGAGATCCTAGGGGAGGGCAGGAAGACATGAGTGAGGCAATCCAGCAGGACAGCTGCAATACCGAGGACTGCTGGGTAAAGATCAGCCCTTGGCTCACAGGGCCCAGCCAAACAAAAGCTGAATGATCAAGATTGGGGAAGCTGGTTCCTGAAAACAAGGTCAAAATCTGTAGGCATGGGGGGCGCTGAATATGAAACAGGGGCCCAAGCCTCTGGCTCACATTGCTGAGGATGTTTCGGTGCAGAGTAGAGCCATGTACCCCAGAGCTCTCTGTGTTCCACAGGCGGATGGTGTTGTCTGAGGAGCAGGTAATAAAGGAACTGGGGGGCAGACAAGCCTGATTGCTGTCCTTTACCTCGGGGTAGACCTGAAGGGACAGAGGGGAAGAGTTAGGCTCCATTTGGGGGGCAGTTTTGCCTATTCAAGGAGATGGAAATGGGATTGAAATCCAAGACAGAGCACTAAGACTTCTGCAGACGCCTGACGTGTAGTAAGGAGACAAGGTATACATACACAGTGAGAAAAGGCCCGGGAACCTAGCGCCCTCTATGTGCCATAATATCTCAGTTACATTACATTGTTTCATTTCATTGCTACAACAATTGCATGGATTGGGTACATCATTTTACAGTTAAGGAATCTGGGGCTTGGTTAAGTTCAGTAACTCATCCAAGATCCCTGAGCCCAGGGTGAGGCAAACCTCAGGCTAGGCAGAGGCACACAAGAAGAAGCTGATATGCACAGGCACTAACATTCAAACTCTAGCCCCAGGGTCTATGGCAGGGAAGCTACTGAACCCGAAAGCTGTTCTTGGCGCTCTCTGTCCTCTATTGTCACGATGCTACTCCAGCAAACCTATCCCACATACCTCCACACTCCAGACACAGGAGGAATGATACAGAGCTGAGTACACCTTGCCCACTTTCTTGGGGTCTCTCACATCCCAAACATAGATGCTGTGGTCGTTGTACACACACGATAGCCACTGATTAGTTGGATCAAAAGTCAAGGCAATGGTGTCTGGGTACCTAGCATTGGCCCCTCCAGAGAAAAGGCGACTgtgggagagagaacagagagttACAACAAAGAAAGGGATGGAACACGGGACAGTGTCTCCAGACCTACAGATCTGGCTACTCCCTCCAGCACCTCAaaatcatcgtcatcatcaccatcgtcaTCTACTGAGAGCACATGCCTAACCATAAAGTCACCAAACATCACTCTTTCCCTTTCAGCATGACTGGTGGCTGTGTCTTTATCCCAGTGCTTAAAGACCAATTGTAAAATTGACCCCATTCCCCATTTCGGCTTCGATCCCTTCAGTCATTCCTAAGATCACCCTCAACCAAACAGATTGATAACAGCTCTTCCCGCACTCACTAACTGAGCCAATCTGTCGTCCTTCACAGTATACAGTCTCCTTGGTCCTGACAAAGACCAAGAAACCCAGATTTCTTTGTCTACAAAGGTGTTCCAGGCGATCGTTAAGCACCGATACATTTTTCATTCTGTTCCCTGAAGTACTGACTAAAATTCTGAATGGGACTGTGGGCGGGCCCCACTTAGCTCACCTGGCCTCAGTGATGCTGGCAATGTCTGTTCCCAGGGCATGGGGTCTGGGTAGGGTACTGAGGAAGTGCAGGTTGGAGGGGTTGAAAAGGCGCACTGTGCCATCGGCACAGCCACAGAAGATGTATTCTTGGCTCACAGAGATGCAGTGGGCCACAGTGGTCTGTGGGCAGAGTAGCACAAGTCAATAACgatcaccttcctatttagcctTGTTTGACCATTGCCACGCCCTCTGCAGCAGTCACTTGTAAGGAGAGACAGGCCAAGGCAGGGGCAGCCCCTCAGCTATCATCCAGGGTGCCCTCCCTCCAGCAGCATGTGCCCAGAAGGCCTATAGCCCTGTACAGTTGGGAAGTGGGGTGAAAATCGGGGACCCTTCTAGGCATCAGAGGGGCCAAGATGCTAAGGTAGGAAAAtcccagaaaggagaaaaaacagctgaggaagagaggaagaccTAGGAGCACTTACTGTGATGCTGTCAGTGTTCTGAGCACAAGAGGAAAGCAGgggagagagatgagaaagaacaAGAGGAGGCAGTCATACAGGTCATGGGACCAGCCCTGGGTCTCCTGGAAATCCAGCCCCTCTAGCATGCACGGAGGCCCAGCCCTAGGTCTAGAGCCCCAAGGCCAGTTCTCCCCTAATTTGAGATATAACTGAACCCTGTCCTGGAGTCAGAGTTACTTACTCTTAGCTCCACCCATTTGTCCAGAAGCCTGCGGTCGCTGAACTCGCACAGCAGCCCGGACGACGTGATACAGAAAGTGCTGTCGGCCTTCTTCCCGCGGCCACAGGCCACATCCGTGAACAGGTTGTTTCGCAGTTCCCCCAGCAGC
Proteins encoded in this window:
- the Mapkbp1 gene encoding mitogen-activated protein kinase-binding protein 1 isoform X2, which translates into the protein MAGEGSTITSRIKNLLRSPSIKLRRSKAGNRREDLSSKVTLEKVLGITVSGGRGLACDPRSGLVAYPAGCVVVLFNPRKHKQQHILNSSRKTITALAFSPDGKYLVTGESGHMPAVRVWDVAERNQVAELQEHKYGVACVAFSPSAKYIVSVGYQHDMIVNVWAWKKNIVVASNKVSSRVTAVSFSEDCSYFVTAGNRHIKFWYLDDSKTSKVNATVPLLGRSGLLGELRNNLFTDVACGRGKKADSTFCITSSGLLCEFSDRRLLDKWVELRTTVAHCISVSQEYIFCGCADGTVRLFNPSNLHFLSTLPRPHALGTDIASITEASRLFSGGANARYPDTIALTFDPTNQWLSCVYNDHSIYVWDVRDPKKVGKVYSALYHSSCVWSVEVYPEVKDSNQACLPPSSFITCSSDNTIRLWNTESSGVHGSTLHRNILSNDLIKIIYVDGNTQALLDTELPGGDKADGSLMDPRVGIRSVCISPNGQHLASGDRMGTLRVHELQSLSEMLKVEAHDSEILCLEYSKPDTGLKLLASASRDRLIHVLDAGREYSLQQTLDEHSSSITAVKFAASDGQVRMISCGADKSIYFRTAQKSGEGVQFTRTHHVVRKTTLYDMDVEPSWKYTAIGCQDRNIRIFNISSGKQKKLFKGSQGEDGTLIKVQTDPSGIYIATSCSDKNLSIFDFSSGECVATMFGHSEIVTGMKFSNDCKHLISVSGDSCIFVWRLSSEMTISMRQRLAELRQRQRGAKQQGPTSPQRASGPKQHQAPVAPPPGPALSSDSDKEGEEEGTEEEELPALPILGKSSKKEPASVSSPALLRSLSHWEMSREQETMEFLGSTPVANTGPKRRGRWAQPGVELSVRSMLDLRQLETLAPSPRGPSQDSLAVSPSGPGKPGPQAPALSCAVQKEKAPRLQASQPCSCPHIIQLLSQEEGVFAQDLQPSPTEEGIVYPEPGDSPTMDTSAFQVQAPSRGSLGRFYSGIRGSEKHSPDSACSVDYSSSRLSSPEHPNEDSESTEPLSVDGISSDLEEPAEGDEEEEEGGTGLCGLQEGSPHTPDQEQFLKQHFETLANGSAPGGPARVLERTESRSISSRFLLQVQTSPLREPSLSSSSLVLIPRSDQVSQVSGDQQKGSGATPPGAPPEMEPSSGNSGPQQVAPVLLPRRRNNLDNSWAPKKMAPARSLAGLQKAQSVHSLIPQDEVPSSRPLLFREVEIQGSLGSLPQADSYPSQPHSCQNPTTSSAAKLARSISVGENPGLAAEPQAPAPMRTSPLNKLALPSRAHLVLDIPKPLPDRPTLTTFSPVTKVQVHNEAEQSGSLTSLGKAHTTLERRACLGEGTTPKPRTEYQTHPGPNHPCAQQLPVSTLLQDPESLQPPSPEKTPNPMECTRPGAALSQDSELALSLQQCEQLVAELQGNVHQAVQLYRLVTSCKTPSEEHSRISRLLRDTFSSVRQELEALTGAALSSPGGSPGAVGAEQTQALLEQYSELLLRAVERRMERRL